The DNA region CGCGGGCGTAGCGGACGATCTTGTCGTTCAGCTCGGCATAAACCGCATTGTTGTAGACGGCGATCCCGGTGCCGCCGGCTGCGCCTGCGGCCTTATCCGGGCCGAACCGTTGCACGACGTCGGCCCTTCCGGTGCCCCTTGAGTCCTTGAGCGCGAGCAGGAATCCACCGGGCGGCGGCGCATCGTTGTGATAGTAGCGACCGCTCCAGGTGTTGGCATAGACGACGTTGTCATCGGTGACCGCGAGATGGCGAACGTGGCCGAGATTGTCGGCAAAGATCGTCGCGCAGAACCCGGGCGAGAGCGTGATGCCGGCATCCTGGTTCTGACACTCCGCGGCAGCCGCGCCACGGGGGGCAATCACTGCGGCGAGAGCGAGAGCAAAGATCGCCGGGCAACCCTTGATGCTGATGTGGATGCGCTTGCTTGACGACATCTTGTCTCCCCATTTTCTTGTGCTGTCGGAACTCGCGCTGGCTCGTACGGCTGGCGTTATCTCCCACAATATACAGCGCTGATGTTGAAACGCCGACACGCTGAAACTGCATGCCATCTCGGCGTCAAACCTTCGTGATCAAAGGTTCAACGGCGGGTCGAGCCTGCTTGCGTCTCAGCCCTTGGCCGGGCTCGGCACGCCGCCGAACAATCGCGCCTGCTCTGCACGCGCATCATCGACGATGCGGGTCGTCGCGGTCTCGATCGCATCGCGCAGGCGGGCCATGAACTCGTCGCGCGGCAGGCCCGGCGGCAGCGGATCGAGAAATTCGACCACCAGCGTGCCGGGATAACGCATGAAGGTGCGGCGCGGCCAGAACAGGCCGGAATTGAGCGCGATCGGCAGGCACGGCACGCCGCTCTCGGCATAGATCTGCGCGACGCCGGCCTTGTAGGCAGGCGGCGCACCGGGCGCGGTACGGGTGCCTTCCGGAAAGATCACGAGCTGGCGGCCGAGCTTCACCTCGGCCGCGGCGCGCTTCAGCGTCTTGATCAGCGAGCGCGGGCCGCCGCCGCGCTCGACCGAGATCATGCCGGCCTTTTTCAGGTACCAGCCGAACACCGGGATCATGATCAGCTCGCGCTTGAGGATGAACAGCGGGTGCGCAAAGAAGCGCACCAGCGCGAAAGTCTCCCAGAACGACTGATGCTTGGAGGCGATGATCAGCGGGCCCTGCGGAATCTTTTCGAGGCCGCGGAATTCGATCCGGATGTTGCAGACCACGCGCATCAGGAACAGGCTGGTGCTGGCCCACGCCGCTTCCAGCGCCATCAGCGCGCTCCGCGGCAGCAGCAGCGTCGGCAGCGCGACGATGCAAAGCAGCACCAGCACCAGATAGAACAGCACGTTGAAGATCAGCGAGCGCAGGAAGATCGACGTCATTCTCAACGACTGTCCTTTGTAGTATCCGCCGGCATTCCGGGACGGTGCGAAGCATCGAACTCTGGTGCGCACTTGCGCACCAGAGAATCTCGAGATTCCCTGTCTGGTGCTTGCGCACCATCCCGGAATGACGGTGCCAATATCATCAATTCGCCTGCGCGGTGGCCGGGCGGCGCGGGGTAACCACCGGCTCGCCGAGATCGGAGGTCAGATCGAGCCCGATATCGGCCAGCCGCACCCGCAGCTCGGCGGCGACGTATTTGGCGTATTCCGATAGCAGGAGACGGAACGTCGCGCCACTCGTCCACCACGGCTCGTCGCGCCATTTGTCGCCGACCACGGCGAACGGGATCAGGGTGAGGTCGGGCATCGCATGCGACAGTTCCACGATCGCGCGCGGCATGTGGTAGTTCGAGGTCACCACGATCAGCGAGGTGAAGCCGCGCTCGCGCGCCCAGCGCCGTGTCTCCGCCGCATTGCTGCGGGTGTTGACCGCGGAACGGTCGAGATCGACGCAGCAGCGCAGCCATTTCTGCTGGCCTTCCGGCAGCGAGCGCGAGATATCGCTGACGTCGTTGGTCGGATGCACGCCCGAGATCAGCAGCCGCTTGCCGTAACCCGCGGCAAGCAGCTCCATCGCGTCCG from Bradyrhizobium genosp. L includes:
- a CDS encoding lysophospholipid acyltransferase family protein, translating into MTSIFLRSLIFNVLFYLVLVLLCIVALPTLLLPRSALMALEAAWASTSLFLMRVVCNIRIEFRGLEKIPQGPLIIASKHQSFWETFALVRFFAHPLFILKRELIMIPVFGWYLKKAGMISVERGGGPRSLIKTLKRAAAEVKLGRQLVIFPEGTRTAPGAPPAYKAGVAQIYAESGVPCLPIALNSGLFWPRRTFMRYPGTLVVEFLDPLPPGLPRDEFMARLRDAIETATTRIVDDARAEQARLFGGVPSPAKG
- a CDS encoding YdcF family protein, encoding MSSQSDETLPNGRAARPRGWLRALIVTTLAVAFVAAAVGFVSFLSQLRGVETDPPRNADGIVVLTGGSSRVSDAMELLAAGYGKRLLISGVHPTNDVSDISRSLPEGQQKWLRCCVDLDRSAVNTRSNAAETRRWARERGFTSLIVVTSNYHMPRAIVELSHAMPDLTLIPFAVVGDKWRDEPWWTSGATFRLLLSEYAKYVAAELRVRLADIGLDLTSDLGEPVVTPRRPATAQAN